The following coding sequences are from one Peromyscus eremicus chromosome X, PerEre_H2_v1, whole genome shotgun sequence window:
- the Rtl9 gene encoding retrotransposon Gag-like protein 9: protein MADMSIPLHSLRFNNMMREESGDPQNRGAAFSRPMAETRAEVQLLHSQLQLPIVSTSASDPGGTSTQLMTSPAFDSLSTTPVMGAPHSGTLSPQVMSASDSGTLSPLLMTASDSGTLSPLLMPVSDSGALSPLLMPASDSGTLSPLLSTSDYGLMSPGMMSIPDFGTMSAALMAAPDSAEISPLAMPVPSSGMISAPVMSTSSSEASLMLGSDPGEISPLLIPDMNPGVASTPPMTAPGSEAMSPLQITDEDTEAMSKVLMTALASGEISSLLMSGTDSEVISSLIMSALASGETSTQPTDPQDSEGIPTVLMSGSDSGVMSSLPMPVSGPGAMSTPLLSIPDTGEIATLPKAAPDAEAMSPLLMPALTSTVMPTQLMSASASGVMSPDITQNINSEIMSAPPIGVPATELMSTFSARASDTGAMPIQLMRVPASGNMSTSQKTVPGSGLMSTPLMAVTSPGAMFTEQMPTTASGMMSTHFTMAKTPGAMPTGFMKTTANGAVSAQRIRGSASGVMSTQPVIATASEIMSVSQSTVPTCGSMSTQKIRAPVTGPMSTSQIRTTASGLTSIPQMRATASGAMSTPLMTAKTSGSTSTLLMRDTASGVISTPQMRAPGSGALSKPLMTSKASGMFMQQMTTAASGAMPTSLMKDTASGVLSMPQMTDPASGGMSTPLTRATASGAMSISQITTTTSGGMSMPLTRVPGLGATSVSLTRATASEKMPSQPINIQDSGEVSTPLMRPIALGGMQMRSQDSGTMSTPLMRASDSSEMSTLLSKASSCGESPLLLMRPPASGEVAPSPRAPLYAPHMTATASSMMSMTPMKVSVPVSESTPLPRPTDSGVMSVPLMRTPASRAKSIPQMMATACGDMCPLPVRAPATAGISPLPVRAPASSTISTTLRRPSVGAVATELERAPGPGIMSTTQLATMTSGEMSKSLMRASASGPMPMPLMSPMTSGEMSMPQMKTMPSGTMSTLQTKAVSSRATSLPQPTNIASGGMANPPLRTPASGAVSTPLMRASASGMMSMPPLRATASGGITMPQMTALTSGEMSTPLMRTPAPGTTATPQTAFGMTPTLNIKATDPGEASTSHFRVTAPGSKSTPHVTGTNPEMKKPPPKEVPSFGMLTPALCYLLEEQEAARGSSSVEEDAEEIDEEKQMKGFLNDSEKMAFLVSLHLGAAERWSILQMEVGNPLSSEDKSFLRRSQGLYDSLSEIDILSAVLCHPKQGQKSVRQYATDFLLLARHLSWSDAILRTRFLEGLSEAVTTKMGRIFLKVAGSLKELIDRSLYTECQLAEEKDSSGNSSQVVPTACKRNNEEAMENELGSQQQTEEHQHVPKRCYYLKEHGDPQESLHDHLRQSAQKASTNK, encoded by the exons ATGGCAGATATGTCAATACCATTACATTCATTACGATTCAACAATATGATGAGGGAGGAAAGTGGTGACCCCCAAAACAGGGGAGCAGCTTTCTCTAGACCAATGGCAGAGACCAGAGCAGAGGTTCAGCTCCTGCATTCTCAATTGCAGTTGCCTATCGTCTCAACTTCAGCCTCCGATCCTGGAGGGACATCTACACAGCTGATGACATCCCCAGCTTTTGACAGTCTGTCCACCACACCTGTCATGGGAGCACCACACTCTGGGACACTGTCCCCACAGGTGATGTCAGCCTCAGACTCCGGGACACTGTCTCCACTGCTAATGACAGCCTCAGATTCGGGAACACTGTCCCCACTTCTAATGCCAGTCTCAGACTCTGGGGCGCTGTCCCCACTGCTAATGCCGGCCTCAGATTCTGGGACACTGTCCCCATTGTTGTCTACTTCAGACTATGGGTTAATGTCTCCAGGGATGATGTCAATTCCTGACTTTGGGACAATGTCTGCAGCACTAATGGCAGCACCAGATTCTGCAGAGATCTCACCACTGGCGATGCCGGTTCCGTCGTCTGGAATGATATCCGCGCCTGTAATGAGTACTTCATCCTCTGAGGCATCATTAATGCTAGGATCAGATCCTGGTGAAATATCCCCACTCCTGATTCCAGACATGAACCCTGGAGTGGCATCCACACCACCAATGACAGCTCCAGGCTCTGAAGCAATGTCCCCATTGCAAATTACAGATGAGGACACCGAAGCAATGTCCAAAGTGCTAATGACTGCTCTAGCTTCTGGAGAGATATCATCACTGCTAATGTCAGGCACAGACTCTGAAGTGATATCCTCTCTGATAATGTCAGCCCTAGCTTCTGGAGAGACATCAACTCAGCCAACAGACCCTCAAGACTCCGAAGGCATTCCCACTGTGCTCATGTCAGGCTCAGACTCTGGAGTCATGTCTTCACTGCCTATGCCAGTTTCTGGCCCTGGAGCAATGTCCACACCACTGCTGTCAATCCCAGATACTGGCGAAATAGCCACATTACCAAAGGCGGCCCCAGATGCCGAGGCAATGTCCCCACTGCTAATGCCTGccctcacctccacagtgatgcCCACTCAACTGATGTCAGCATCTGCTTCTGGAGTGATGTCCCCAGATATAACACAAAATATCAACTCTGAGATCATGTCTGCTCCACCAATAGGAGTCCCAGCCACTGAATTGATGTCCACATTTTCTGCGAGAGCTTCTGATACAGGAGCAATGCCCATCCAGCTAATGAGAGTCCCTGCCTCAGGAAATATGTCCACATCACAAAAGACAGTTCCAGGCTCTGGATTAATGTCCACTCCACTGATGGCTGTCACAAGCCCTGGAGCAATGTTCACAGAACAAATGCCAACCACAGCCTCTGGTATGATGTCTACACATTTTACAATGGCCAAAACACCTGGAGCAATGCCCACAGGCTTTATGAAGACCACAGCAAATGGAGCAGTTTCTGCACAGCGAATAAGAGGTTCAGCTTCTGGTGTGATGTCTACCCAGCCAGTTATAGCTACAGCCTCTGAAATAATGTCTGTGTCACAATCAACAGTTCCAACCTGTGGGTCAATGTCCACACAGAAAATTCGAGCTCCTGTCACTGGACCAATGTCCACATCGCAAATAAGAACCACAGCCTCAGGACTGACATCTATACCACAAATGAGAGCTACAGCCTCTGGAGCAATGTCTACCCCACTAATGACAGCCAAAACCTCTGGATCAACATCCACGCTGTTAATGAGAGACACAGCCTCAGGAGTAATATCCACGCCACAGATGAGAGCTCCAGGCTCTGGAGCATTGTCCAAGCCACTAATGACATCCAAAGCTTCTGGAATGTTCATGCAGCAAATGACAACTGCAGCTTCTGGAGCAATGCCCACATCACTAATGAAAGACACAGCTTCTGGAGTTCTGTCCATGCCACAGATGACAGATCCAGCCTCAGGAGGCATGTCCACACCACTAACAAGAGCTACAGCTTCTGGAGCAATGTCTATATCACAGATAACAAccaccacctctggaggcatgtCCATGCCTCTAACAAGAGTCCCAGGTCTTGGAGCAACATCTGTATCACTAACGAGAGCCACAGCCTCTGAGAAGATGCCTAGTCAGCCGATAAACATTCAAGACTCTGGAGAGGTGTCCACACCACTCATGCGACCCATTGCTTTGGGAGGGATGCAGATGagatcccaggactctggaacAATGTCTACACCCCTGATGAGAGCCTCAGACTCATCAGAGATGTCTACACTGCTGTCAAAAGCCTCATCCTGTGGAGAGAGCCCTCTGCTACTAATGAGACCTCCAGCTTCTGGAGAGGTAGCTCCATCTCCAAGAGCCCCGCTTTATGCTCCACACATGACAGCTACAGCCTCAAGCATGATGTCCATGACACCTATGAAGGTTTCAGTCCCTGTATCAGAGTCCACACCACTCCCGAGACCCACAGATTCTGGAGTGATGTCTGTGCCACTGATGAGAACCCCAGCTTCTAGAGCAAAGTCCATACCTCAAATGATGGCCACAGCTTGTGGAGACATGTGCCCACTCCCAGTTCGAGCTCCAGCCACTGCAGGGATATCTCCACTACCAGTCAGAGCACCAGCCTCTTCGACCATATCTACAACACTTAGGAGACCCTCTGTTGGAGCTGTGGCCACAGAGTTAGAGAGAGCTCCAGGCCCTGGAATTATGTCCACTACACAATTGGCAACTATGACATCTGGAGAGATGTCCAAGTCACTAATGAGGGCTTCAGCCTCTGGACCCATGCCCATGCCTTTGATGTCACCCATGACTTCTGGAGAGATGTCTATGCCACAAATGAAAACCATGCCTTCTGGGACAATGTCAACTCTACAAACCAAAGCTGTGAGCTCTAGAGCTACATCCCTGCCACAGCCAACAAATATAGCTTCTGGGGGAATGGCTAACCCCCCACTGAGAACCCCAGCCTCTGGAGCAGTATCTACACCTCTTATGAGAGCCTCAGCTTCAGGAATGATGTCCATGCCACCACTGAGGGCCACAGCCTCAGGAGGGATAACAATGCCACAAATGACAGCTCTGACCTCTGGAGAGATGTCTACACCACTAATGAGGACCCCAGCACCTGGAACAACGGCCACACCACAAACAGCCTTTGGAATGACACCCACTCTGAATATCAAAGCCACAGACCCGGGAGAGGCATCAACTTCTCACTTCAGAGTTACAGCCCCTGGATCAAAGAGCACACCACATGTGACTGGCACAAATCCTGAAATGAAGAAGCCACCACCAAAAGAAGTGCCGTCCTTTGGTATGCTGACCCCAGCACTCTGTTACCTCTTAGAAGAACAAGAAGCAGCCCGGGGCTCATCCTCTGTGGAGGAAGATGCAGAGGAGATTGATGAGGAGAAGCAAATGAAGGGCTTTCTGAATGATTCTGAGAAAATGGCATTTCTGGTGTCTCTTCATCTGGGGGCAGCAGAGAGGTGGTCCATCTTGCAGATGGAGGTAGGAAACCCCCTCTCCAGTGAAGATAAATCTTTCTTGAGAAGATCACAGGGTTTATATGACTCCCTGTCTGAGATAGACATCCTAAGTGCTGTTCTTTGCCATCCCAAGCAGGGCCAGAAGTCAGTCAGGCAGTATGCCACTGACTTCCTACTGCTGGCCCGACATTTGTCTTGGTCTGATGCCATTCTACGGACAAGGTTTCTGGAAGGACTCTCGGAAGCTGTTACCACCAAAATGGGTCGTATCTTCCTGAAGGTGGCCGGCAGCCTAAAAGAGCTGATAGATAGGTCTCTGTACACTGAGTGCCAGCTGGCTGAAGAGAAGGATTCCTCAGGCAACTCAAGCCAAGTTGTGCCAACAGCTTGTAAGCGGAAcaatgaagaggccatggagaacGAACTGGGCTCTCAGCAGCAGACTGAGGAG CACCAACATGTTCCCAAACGCTGTTACTACTTGAAAGAACATGGAGACCCCCAAGAGAGTCTTCATGACCACCTTCGACAGAGTGCACAGAAGGCCTCCACCAACAAGTAG